In the candidate division TA06 bacterium genome, TCCTAACCAATAATTGGAGGACCAGATGATCTGTCCCATCCGATTCATCCGCAAACCTGAAGAGGCCGAGTGCATCCGGGAACATTGTTCGTTCTGGCTGGAAGAGGAAGATTTGACCCCCGGAGAAAAGGAGCCGGAGCGTTTTTACGCCGTACTGGGCGGCCCTGCCAAGGACAACAAGGAGCACAAGGAACATAAAAGCATCGGCCATTGCGCCGTGCTGGCCATCGCCCAAACCCTGACCAAGCAGAAACCATGACCCGAAAACAGGCTAACATAGGACTGGTGGGCGCTACCGGGCTGGTGGGGCAGTGCATACTTCTGATACTAAGCGAGCGCCGGTTTCCGGTCGGCAGTCTTAAACTTTGGGCTTCGTCCAGGTCGGCCGGAAAAAAGATAAGATTCGGACGGAAGACCTGCCGGGTAAACCAGATAGACCCGGATGAATTCGCCGAATGCGACTTGATATTTTTTGCCGGCACCGAAGGCGAGAAGGGCGCCAGCCGGATATTTTCCAACGATGCCATCAGGGCCGGGGTGGTGGTGATAGACAACGGATCCGATTACCGGATGGATCCCACTGTCCCCTTAGTTGTGCCGGAGGTCAATCCCGGCGATGCTCTTAGGCACCGGGGCTTGATAGCCAATCCCAATTGCTCCACCATCCAGATGGCAGTTGCTCTTAATCTGATCCATCGCAAACTGGGGCTTAAGCGGATAGTTGTCTCCACCTATCAGGCGGTATCCGGGGCGGGGAGGGCCGGGCTGGAAACCCTACAACAAGAAAATCAACCCTTCGGCAAGGGCTTCGGCACGCTCAGCCTGGCAGCTCAGGGCAAGAATTCAAAATTCAAAATTCAGGATTCTGCATTTCCCCGCCAGATTGCCTGCAATGTCATCCCCCAGATCTCCAATTTCTCCGAGCTGGGTTTCAGCGGGGAAGAGTGGAAGATGGTCAAGGAGACCCAGAAGATATTTCACGATAAAAAGATCGCCGTTAATGCCACCGCGGTGCGGGTGCCGGTTGATACCGGGCATTCGGAATCGGTTTATTTTGAGGTCAGGGAAAAAGCCGGCCTGAAAGAAATAGAAAAACTGCTGGTCAAAACCCCGGGGGTGGTCTTTTCCAAGAACTCCTATCACACCCCGCTGGAAATAGCCGGCAGGGACGAGGTGTTCGTCAGCCGGCTGCGGCCCGATCCCTTTGACCCCAAGGCCTTCGTGATGTGGGTGGCAGCCGACAACCTTCGCAAAGGAGCGGCTACCAATGCGGTGCAGATAGCCGAACTGTTATTTAGTTTTCACTGAAAAAGAAGTGACAAATATGCAGTAAACATGCGGATTTCACTTCCGTTGGCCGTTAGAAAATGGTATAATTAGGGACAACAAAGGAGGAATTATGCTGCGGTTACGAAGCCCCCAACAGCGGGAAATATGGGAAATGGTCATCCCGAAAGATATCCTGGCCCTTAACGAAGAACTGGCGCAGATTGATCGGTTCTTGGACGACGAGCGGTTTTTGCTGCCGTATTTCAAGAAACACAAGACGTTTAAGAAGCTGAACACCGGGCGGAACAGCACACCGATAGAAACATATCTTCGGATGATGTATCTCAAACACCGCTAACAGCTGGGATACGACACCTTAGTGAAGGAGGTGTCCGACAGTTTCAAATGGCGGAGGTTTAGCCGCATCCCCTTGACCGGCAAAGTTCCCGATGATACTACTTTGGTCAAGCTGACTAATTTGTACGGCCCGCAATCGGCCGCCGAGATCAACCAAGAGCTGGTCAAGAAACTCACCGGGAAAAAGATCATCCGGGGCAAAAAGCTGAGGGCTGACTGCAAAGCGGTCGAAGCGAACATCCATTTCCCAACTGACAGCAGCTGGGTGAAAGTGATCATCCGGTTGGTCAAGAAACTGAAAAAGACCGGGGTTGGCGCTAAAATCAAAATTGTCGAGCATACCAGGGTTATTAAAAAGACGCTGCGGAAGCTATCTAAATGCAAAACGCTTGGTGAGGACAAAACCAAAGAATTATGCCGGATAGTCATTCGGCATACTCGCCACACTGTCCGACGCGCCAAGGCGATGAGCAAAGCCGCCAGCCGGTCATTGCGGAACGGCCAGCTTAAAAAAGCAATGAAGGCCGCTGTCGACCGCACCAACCAACGATTGAAGACATTTGTCAAAGTGACGGAAAAACTATTGGGGCAATCGAAAGAGGTGTTGAAAGGCAACCACCATTTGCCGAATCGCCAGATCAGCGTTTTCAATTCCAAGGCCAAGCCAATAGTTACCGGCAAGCAATCCAAGAAGACCACTTTTGGGAACAAGGCGCTGGTGGCCGAAGTGGAACAGGGGATCGTCAGCCAATGCCAGGTACTTTCCGGCAATCCGTCAGAAACATCATTGCCTAAAGGTTTGCTCAAAACTCATCAGGAAATGTTTGGTTATGTACCTGAAGAGCTTGCCACTGATCGGGGACTGAGTTCGGCAAAAAACGA is a window encoding:
- a CDS encoding aspartate-semialdehyde dehydrogenase; amino-acid sequence: MTRKQANIGLVGATGLVGQCILLILSERRFPVGSLKLWASSRSAGKKIRFGRKTCRVNQIDPDEFAECDLIFFAGTEGEKGASRIFSNDAIRAGVVVIDNGSDYRMDPTVPLVVPEVNPGDALRHRGLIANPNCSTIQMAVALNLIHRKLGLKRIVVSTYQAVSGAGRAGLETLQQENQPFGKGFGTLSLAAQGKNSKFKIQDSAFPRQIACNVIPQISNFSELGFSGEEWKMVKETQKIFHDKKIAVNATAVRVPVDTGHSESVYFEVREKAGLKEIEKLLVKTPGVVFSKNSYHTPLEIAGRDEVFVSRLRPDPFDPKAFVMWVAADNLRKGAATNAVQIAELLFSFH
- a CDS encoding transposase, encoding MKEVSDSFKWRRFSRIPLTGKVPDDTTLVKLTNLYGPQSAAEINQELVKKLTGKKIIRGKKLRADCKAVEANIHFPTDSSWVKVIIRLVKKLKKTGVGAKIKIVEHTRVIKKTLRKLSKCKTLGEDKTKELCRIVIRHTRHTVRRAKAMSKAASRSLRNGQLKKAMKAAVDRTNQRLKTFVKVTEKLLGQSKEVLKGNHHLPNRQISVFNSKAKPIVTGKQSKKTTFGNKALVAEVEQGIVSQCQVLSGNPSETSLPKGLLKTHQEMFGYVPEELATDRGLSSAKN